The following proteins are encoded in a genomic region of Helicobacter macacae MIT 99-5501:
- a CDS encoding type II secretion system protein, which yields MKNPHKTDATKSLKSHKPSKSQYKKACKNSSTHRAFALLEVVFAVLILGVAFGILARFYHTRAQSQEAQNITQNLEQIQQQEEKIIAELESQLSPKSHKIIGTNGEFCEGKMFEKSAFKLFKPQNCEQ from the coding sequence ATGAAAAATCCACACAAAACAGACGCGACAAAATCGCTTAAAAGTCATAAGCCAAGCAAAAGCCAATACAAAAAAGCGTGTAAAAATAGTAGCACACACAGAGCATTTGCCCTGCTAGAAGTTGTCTTTGCGGTGCTGATTTTGGGCGTGGCATTTGGGATTTTGGCTAGATTTTATCACACAAGGGCACAAAGCCAAGAAGCCCAAAATATCACACAAAATCTAGAGCAAATACAACAACAAGAAGAAAAAATCATAGCAGAGTTAGAGTCCCAGCTCTCGCCCAAATCCCACAAAATCATTGGCACAAATGGCGAATTTTGTGAGGGAAAAATGTTTGAAAAATCCGCTTTTAAACTTTTTAAGCCACAAAACTGTGAGCAATAA
- a CDS encoding DUF4006 family protein: MNGLFGINGLFGFLVAVVLVVVLAIGFGMLAASIQSENSTNYYIIKDSAHIEAQSVDNKDHFEDAK, from the coding sequence ATGAATGGTTTGTTTGGTATCAATGGACTTTTTGGTTTTCTTGTGGCGGTCGTGCTTGTAGTGGTGCTAGCAATCGGGTTTGGTATGCTAGCAGCGAGTATCCAAAGCGAAAACTCTACAAACTACTACATCATCAAAGATAGCGCACATATCGAAGCGCAAAGTGTGGATAACAAAGACCACTTTGAAGATGCAAAATAA